A genomic segment from Desulfonatronum lacustre DSM 10312 encodes:
- a CDS encoding amidohydrolase family protein, protein MLHAHTLGGAYVDFQEAVTKSISIGKSADLVVLDRNVLEVPPSEISRAGVSFGNAFFA, encoded by the coding sequence ATGCTCCACGCGCACACCCTGGGCGGGGCCTATGTCGACTTCCAGGAAGCCGTCACCAAGTCCATCAGTATCGGCAAGTCCGCCGACCTGGTCGTCCTGGACCGCAATGTCCTGGAGGTCCCGCCAAGCGAGATATCCCGGGCCGGGGTCAGCTTCGGCAATGCGTTTTTCGCTTGA
- a CDS encoding cupin domain-containing protein, producing the protein MRRRLTSLLAIGWFVFLGSGLGPGPVAAKGTGVLVRELARAETSWDGALLPSYPEGQPEVRILSITIPPGTKLPVHQHPVINAGILLSGRLRVHTLDGQVLDLQAGEAIVEVVGTWHWGESLGDEPAHIVVFYAGTADLPITQTRE; encoded by the coding sequence ATGCGACGTCGTTTGACCAGTCTTTTAGCCATCGGTTGGTTCGTCTTCCTTGGTTCTGGGCTTGGCCCTGGTCCGGTTGCCGCCAAAGGCACGGGTGTTCTGGTCCGGGAACTGGCCAGGGCGGAAACGAGCTGGGATGGAGCATTGCTGCCGTCCTACCCGGAAGGACAGCCGGAGGTCCGCATTCTGAGCATCACCATTCCGCCTGGAACAAAGCTGCCCGTGCACCAACACCCGGTCATCAATGCGGGCATCCTGCTCAGCGGCCGCCTGCGGGTGCATACCCTGGACGGCCAGGTCCTGGACTTGCAAGCCGGGGAGGCCATTGTCGAGGTGGTCGGCACCTGGCACTGGGGCGAAAGCCTGGGCGACGAACCCGCGCACATCGTGGTCTTCTATGCCGGGACAGCGGACCTGCCCATCACGCAAACACGGGAATAG
- a CDS encoding uracil-xanthine permease family protein: MTLRADSDRILHAVDDKPGWGLSLLLGLTHVSLIFDGIIFLPIMIGKATHTPPEQVAFVTFATILVAALGTLIQTLRVGRIGCGFVLFMGSYSAFLACTLSAIRMGGLELMATMTLLSAPVVFFYSYFLRFLRHIVTPQIGGIMIILVALSLMPIAIELWQGGFPDRPGFGSYPNYVVGVVTMAVLVLLMLFGTTTLRLWTPLLGLGAGCAAAWFFGILQLDQVLSAPWIGLPQWAWPGLELNLGLTHVPLLAAFVMAALVSAMEGTGNIMLVQQFSLRRFRKVDYQQVQGGLYGDAAAKALAGVSGAAPVATFCDNLPLLKMTRVASRRVGLMGAAILFALAFLPKISGFLLDLPAPVIGGMLVVICGMLFAAGIGLIISSGLDFQIGLILGLSLCTGLVAETRSFFPEVMPVALAPMLQNGVAMGGFVAMFMSLLLVLFPKPRKTFRLAPRSEEMPRLLATLEDVRHEFKMSDGSFHRLRLACEETFDHLCGHVADGDETCLFDIQRREDGMFVEIICGSRVEDVDNCPPPVHPSCANEAELSRLGLFLLAKMARDVLHYHLSGNTYISFFIDG; this comes from the coding sequence ATGACCCTACGCGCCGATTCGGATCGCATCCTGCATGCCGTGGACGACAAGCCGGGCTGGGGGCTGTCGCTGCTTTTGGGTTTGACCCATGTTTCCCTGATTTTCGACGGGATCATCTTCCTGCCGATCATGATCGGCAAGGCCACCCACACTCCGCCGGAACAGGTCGCCTTCGTCACCTTTGCCACGATCCTGGTCGCGGCCCTGGGCACCTTGATCCAGACCCTGCGGGTGGGGCGCATCGGTTGCGGGTTCGTGCTCTTCATGGGCTCCTATTCCGCCTTTCTGGCCTGCACCCTGAGCGCGATCCGCATGGGCGGGCTGGAGCTGATGGCCACCATGACCCTGCTCAGCGCGCCGGTGGTTTTTTTCTACTCCTACTTCCTGCGGTTTTTACGCCATATCGTCACCCCGCAAATCGGCGGGATCATGATCATCCTCGTGGCGCTGAGCCTGATGCCCATCGCCATCGAGCTGTGGCAGGGCGGCTTTCCGGATCGGCCCGGATTCGGCTCGTATCCCAACTATGTCGTGGGCGTGGTCACCATGGCCGTCCTGGTGCTGCTGATGCTGTTCGGCACCACCACGTTGCGGCTCTGGACTCCGCTGCTGGGCCTGGGCGCGGGATGCGCGGCGGCCTGGTTTTTCGGGATTCTCCAACTCGACCAGGTCCTCTCCGCGCCCTGGATCGGGTTGCCTCAATGGGCCTGGCCCGGGCTCGAACTCAACCTGGGATTGACCCATGTCCCCCTGCTGGCCGCATTCGTCATGGCCGCGCTGGTCAGTGCCATGGAAGGCACCGGGAACATCATGCTCGTGCAGCAGTTTTCGTTGCGTCGGTTTCGCAAGGTGGACTACCAGCAGGTTCAGGGCGGGCTGTACGGCGACGCCGCGGCCAAGGCTCTGGCCGGAGTGAGCGGAGCCGCGCCGGTGGCCACGTTCTGCGACAACCTGCCGCTACTGAAGATGACCCGGGTGGCGTCCCGCCGCGTCGGCTTGATGGGCGCGGCCATCCTGTTCGCCCTGGCCTTTCTGCCCAAGATTTCCGGTTTTCTGCTGGACCTGCCCGCCCCGGTCATCGGTGGAATGCTCGTGGTCATCTGCGGGATGCTTTTTGCCGCGGGCATCGGTCTGATCATCAGTTCCGGACTGGATTTTCAAATCGGCCTGATCCTGGGGTTGTCTTTGTGCACGGGGCTCGTGGCCGAAACCCGCAGTTTCTTTCCCGAGGTGATGCCCGTGGCTCTGGCCCCGATGCTGCAAAACGGCGTGGCCATGGGTGGGTTCGTGGCCATGTTCATGAGTCTGTTGCTGGTCCTCTTTCCCAAGCCCCGCAAGACCTTCCGGCTTGCGCCGCGGTCGGAGGAAATGCCCAGGCTGCTGGCCACGCTGGAGGATGTTCGACACGAATTCAAGATGAGCGACGGAAGCTTCCATCGCCTGCGCCTGGCCTGCGAAGAGACGTTCGATCATCTCTGCGGGCACGTCGCCGACGGGGACGAGACCTGCCTGTTCGACATTCAGCGCAGGGAAGACGGGATGTTCGTGGAAATCATCTGCGGTTCACGGGTCGAAGACGTGGACAATTGCCCCCCGCCCGTCCACCCCTCCTGCGCCAACGAAGCGGAATTGTCGCGACTGGGGCTGTTCCTGCTGGCCAAAATGGCCCGCGACGTGTTGCACTACCATCTCTCCGGGAATACGTACATTTCTTTTTTCATTGACGGCTGA
- a CDS encoding M15 family metallopeptidase, which yields MKRMIMLLLAVVVSGWVQASERPDAFVEIREVIPDAIMDIRYFTEHNFVGARVDGYAAPKCYLTREAAQALAGVRADLAPFGFGIKIYDCFRPQRAVDHFVRWAKDVDDTATRTEFYPTVDKRNLFRDGYIAERSGHSRGSTVDLTIVELPPAEQPAFILGETGQKECFLPADQRFPDNGIDMGTGFDCFHERSHPEDSNLTTRQRLNRLLLKTLMEKHGFKYYDKEWWHFTLADEPFPDTYFDFVVK from the coding sequence ATGAAAAGAATGATCATGCTGCTGCTTGCCGTCGTCGTGTCGGGTTGGGTCCAGGCCTCGGAGCGGCCGGACGCCTTTGTGGAAATCAGGGAGGTGATTCCGGATGCGATCATGGATATCCGGTATTTCACCGAGCACAATTTTGTCGGCGCACGGGTGGACGGCTACGCGGCCCCCAAGTGCTATCTGACCAGGGAGGCGGCCCAGGCCCTGGCCGGGGTGCGGGCGGACCTCGCGCCGTTCGGCTTCGGGATCAAAATCTACGACTGCTTCCGGCCCCAGCGCGCCGTGGACCATTTTGTCCGCTGGGCCAAGGACGTGGACGACACGGCCACCAGGACCGAATTCTATCCCACGGTGGATAAAAGAAACCTGTTCCGGGACGGCTACATTGCCGAAAGGTCGGGACACAGTCGGGGCAGCACCGTTGATCTGACCATCGTGGAACTGCCGCCCGCGGAGCAGCCCGCATTCATCCTCGGCGAGACGGGGCAAAAGGAATGCTTCCTCCCGGCGGACCAGCGCTTTCCGGACAACGGCATCGACATGGGCACGGGGTTTGACTGCTTCCATGAACGCTCCCACCCGGAGGATTCCAACCTGACCACCCGGCAACGGCTGAACCGGCTGCTGCTGAAGACCCTCATGGAAAAACACGGCTTCAAATACTATGACAAGGAATGGTGGCACTTCACTTTGGCCGACGAACCGTTCCCGGACACCTATTTCGATTTTGTGGTAAAATAG